The following DNA comes from Mycoplasma phocoenae.
TGATTTATTTAAAGCTTTTCAGTCATTATCATTTGTTGCTCAAATACCTGTATGAGTAGTTCCGAATGCACTTAAAATAGCTCCGGTTAATGTTGCAATTGTTAATACTTTTGTGGCTTTTGATTCACGAATGGCATATGTCATACCATCAGCTAGAACTAAACGTCCTTCAGCATCAGTGTTATTAATTTCAACGGTTTTACCATTCATTGATGTTCAAACTGCGTCAGGAATAGATGCATCCCCGTTTACACGGTTATCTGTTAATGGCAATACTGCTACCACGTTTGATTTTGGTTTAGTTTGTGCAATAACTTTCATAGCTCCGGCTACTATTGCAGAACCTGACATATCATATTTCATACCTAACATAAATCTTGATGGTTTTAATGAATATCCACCTGAATCAAATGTAATACCTTTACCAACTAAAGCTAATTTTTCTTCGCTTTCTGGGTTTCCATTGTATTCCACAACAACTAAACGTGCTTCATACATACTTCCACGGTTAACACTTAATAACAGACCCATGTTGTGTTTTTCAATATCTTTTTTGTTTAAAACTTTGACTTTTAAATTTGGGTATTGTTTTAATTCATCTAAGTAAGCTTGTGCTAAGTATTCTGAGTTGGCAATGTTTGGAACCATTCTTTGTAAGTTTCTTGTGAATGTAATAGCTTCAGAATGAATTTGAGCAATATTAAACGCTTCCGATAAATCTTTTGTTGAATATAAACTTAATTCTGGCTCTTCATTTGTTTGATTTGTTTTCATTGTGAAAACTGAAGCATGTTTGAATGTGAAAGCTTCGTGAAATGCTTTTACAACTTCTTCTGATGAAACTTTTCCAGTAGTAAATGATCTAACATCAATTTGGAAATCTCTTTGTTGTGATGCTACAAAACTTTGAACAAACGCTTTTAATGTTGAATATTTATAGTTTTCTTTTTCTCCTAAAAATGCATATGCAATTTTTTTTGAGTGTAGTTCTGTAACTACGTTGTTTTTTTCTAAAACTGCTTCAGGAAATTGCATCCCTTTAAAAACAGCTTTTAATAATAAATTTGTATTTTTTTCGTTAATTAATTTAATCATTTTTTTCTCCTTATTTACAAATAATATTTAATATAGTGTTTTCTTTATAAATAACTTTTATTATTTGTTTATTTTCAATGTGTTTAATAACTGAAGGAACTTCCTGAGCTGCTTTAATAACATCTTCTTCAGTTCATCCCTCTTCAATACCTAATTCACCTCTCACTTTTCCATTTATTTGTACTCCAATAAATATTTTTTTCTCAATAATTAGAGATTCATCAAATTGAGGTCATGTTTGATATTGGATTTGTTTTTCTCCTAATTTTTCTAATCATTCTTCAGCAAAATGAGGCGCAAATGTTGACAACATAATTAAAAAATCTTTTAAGCATTTTGTATCAGGTATTTGTTCTAATTTAGCTAAATAATTTATGAATACCATCATTTTGGAAATTGCAATATTGAATTTTAATTTTTCAATACATTCAGTAAATTCTTTAATCAAAACGTGTAATTCACTATTTAATTCTTCATTAATTACGTTAGTGAATTCGTTGTTTAATAATCTTGTAAATTGTGAATCAATTCGATCTAATCATTTACGCGTACCTTTTAAGGTTGTTGTATTTCATGTTTTAGTGTCGGTTAATGGACCCATGAACATTTCATAAATACGCAATGTATCAGCACCAAATTCTTCAACAATATCGTCGGGGTTAATGACATTTCCTAATGATTTAGACATTTTTTGACCATCTGTTCCTAAGATCATTCCTTGATTTATTAATTTAGCAAATGGTTCTTTCGTTGTAACAACTCCAATGTCATATAAAAATCTATGTCAGAATCTTGCATACAATAGGTGTAAAGTTGCGTGCTCTTGTCCACCGATGTAAAGATCCACTGGTAATCATTTAGCAAAACGTTTTTTCGCTTCTGGTGAATTTATTTTTGTATATGTACCATCTTCATTTTTTAGTATATAAGCTAAGAAATATCAGCTAGAACCAGCTCATTGAGGCATTGTGTTCGTATCGTGACGATATTTAACGCCATCTATTTCCACTCATAATCAATCTTTAAGATTTGCAAGCGGACTTTCTCCGGTTCCTGATGGTTCAATTTTATTTGCGTTTGGCAACTCTACTAAATCTTCAATTAGCAACACTTTACCATCTTCGTCAAATAGTACTGGGAATGGTTCTCCTCAATATCTTTGCCTTGAAAAAATTCAGTCCCTTAATTTGTATTTAGTTTCTACCTTTCCATACATATTATCAACTAGAAATTTGTTAATATTTTTAGTTGCTTCTTCAATGTTTAATCCATTTAAAAATTCTGAGTTAATGTGTTTTGCGTCTTCGGTCATAGCTTTTTCGCTTATGTCCCCCTCAAGCACTTGAATCATTGGTAAATTGTATCTTTGTGCAAATTCATAATCTCTTTGATCATGAGCTGGAACAGCCATAACAGCTCCAGTTCCGTATGATCCTAATACATAATCGGCAACGTATACTGGAATTGGTTCATCAGTCATTGGGTGTAAAACATAGCTTCCAGTAAATACACCGTTCTTAACTCTTGAGTCATTAGTTCTGTCAATTTGCGACATTAATTCAACTTTAGCAATAAAATCTTCAACTTCTTTTTTGTGTTCTGAAGTAACTATTTTATTAATAAGCGGGTGTTCAGGGGCTATGCAAACATATGAAACACCAAAAATAGTGTCTGGTCTAGTTGTAAATACTCTAATATATTCGCTTGTGTCTTGTACTCAAAAACTAATTTCAGTTCCTTCACTTTTTCCGATTCAATTTCTTTGTAGAGCTTTTAAAGAATCTGTTCAATCAATATCCTCTAAACCTTCGAGTAATTTTTCAGCATATTTAGTAATTTTTAAAACTCATTGTTTCATTGGTTTTTTAGTAACCGGGAAATTTCCTCTCTCAGAAACTTTTTTACCATCTTTAGTTTCTAAAACTTCTTCATTCGCTAAAACAGTTCCGAGTCCTTCACATCAGTTAACATCTACGTTTTCTATGCTGGCTAAACCATGTTTATACAACTCTTTAAATATTCATTGAGTTGTTACATAATATTCAGGTTTACTTGTGTTAATTTCTTTATCAAAGTCATAACTAAAACCTAACATTTTAATTTGTTTTTTAAAGTTCTCAATATTTTTTTCAGTAAAAATAGCTGGATGATTTCCAGTTTTTAAAGCATATTGTTCTGCAGGTAAACCGAATGCATCTCATCCAATTGGGTGTAAAACATCATAGCCATTTAATCTTTTGTATCTTGAAACAATGTCAGTAGCGGTATATCCTTCTGGGTGACCGACGTGTAAACCAGCACCAGATGGGTACGGAAACATATCTAAAATATATGCTTTCTTTTCATTGTGTTCAGTAGTTTTAAATGCTTTAGTTTCGTCTCAGATTTTTTGTCATTTTTTTTCAATATTTTTGTGATCGTACATAGTTCTAATTATAAATTAAAAATTTATAGGCTCAAGAATAATAATCATTTTATTCAATCAATTATTATTAAATTCTCAAAATATTTTGTTTTATATTCAAATACAGGTGAATGTTCATATAAATGTTAGTTTTAAAAATTAAAATTATTTAATCAACTATAATATAGAAAAATCAACAAGGAGAATTTTTTATGAATTTTTACAACTTGAATAAGGGTGATGAAATAAGAATTATTGCGCCATCAAGATCATTGAAATTAATTGGTGAAACAAACACCAATATCGCAAAAAAAGCACTTGAGGAGTTAGGTTTTAAAGTCACATTCGGAAAAAACGTACTCAATGAGGAAAAACGTAATTCAGCAAGTATTGAACAAAGGGTTAATGACTTACACGAAGCCTTTTTAGATAAAAATGTAAAGGCTATTTTAACGGTCATTGGAGGATTTAATTCCAATCAATTGTTGCCGTATATAGATTGAGAAATAATTAAAAATAACCCAAAAGTTTTTTCAGGATTTAGCGATATTACCATTTTACATACTGCAATCGCCGCTAAAACTCATATGCCCACATTTTATGGGCCGCATTTCTCGTCCTTTGGAATGATAAAAAATAGTGAATACATAAAAAGAGAATTCAGTAAATTCTTTTTAGATCACTCTAAAAATATTGAATTATCGTCTTCTGAATACTGAAGTGATGACTTATGATTTATTGACCAAGTAAATAGAAATATAGAAACAAATGAAGGTTGATGAACTCTACAAAAAGGACAAGCTACTGGGGTTAGTTTTGGTGGTAATTTAAATACATTATTATTACTTCCAGGTACTGAGTATTGACCCGAAATAAATCAAGATACAATATTAGTTATTGAGGACGTATCAACAGTAAATTATGATGATTTCGACCGTATGTTGGAATCATTGACACAAAGTTCGTGATTCAAATATGTTAAAGGTATTTTAATTGGGCGCTTTTGTAAAAACTCTAACATCACTAAAGATGATTTGAATTCAATAATTTCTTCAAAAACAAAATTAAATAATATGCCGATTATTGCTAATTTAGATTTCGGACATTCAATGCCGCTTTCAGTAATTCCATTAGGAATGACATTCAATATTGAGGCAAACAATAAAACAACAATCAAAATAAATAAATAAATAATAAGGAGGCACACATGTCAAACGTTTTATTAATACTTTCTTCTCCAGTACCTGCTGAACAATCAATATCTTATAAATTAAGCGAAACTTTTATTTCAAAATACAAAAAATTAAATCCAAAAGACAATGTTAAAATATTAAATTTAAACGATTTACCAATGGCTCACAAATGTATAGACGCAGAAAATTTTTCAAGTTTTTTCAATGAAGGTGATTCAGAAAAATACATCGAAGAATTAAAAAATATAGATAAAATTGTTATCTCCGCACCAATGATTAACTTTAATGTTAGTTCATTACTAAAAAACTTTTTAGATCATGTACTTGTAGCTAATAAAACTTTCAGTTATAAATATTCAAAAAAAGGAGACGCTATTGGTCTTTTAACTCATTTAAAAGTACAAATTTTAGCTACTCAAGGAGCTCCATATGGATGATATTTATGAGGAAATCACGTAAAATATTTAGAAGGTACATTTAAATTCGTTGGAGCTGAGGTTGTTGAATCTCTTTTAATTGATGGAGTAAAATTAGAAGATAAAATTAAATTAACACCTCAACAAGTAGTTGATTTATACGAAGACAAAATTAATGAATTAGTAAAAAGTTTTTAAAAAAATTGAGCATTGCTCACTTTTTTTTACTTTTATTTATATGAGAATAAAAAAACAAAATGATGAAAAAGATTGTGGAATTGTATGTTTACAGTCTTTTTATAAAAAGTATCATCATAAATGATTGGATTTAAACTTTTTTAAAACAACGGCCAATTACTCAAATGGCGGCATTAATCTATTAGATTTACAAGAGTGTGCTAAACATTTTGGTTTATTTATAGATATATTAGAAGGAGATTACCAAAGCTTTTTAAATTTAAAATTAAGTGAACCTTTATTGACTATTTTAAAAATAGATAATAGATTGCATTATTCAATTATTTTAAGTAAAAACGATAATTTTATAATACTTTTAGACCCTATTAAAGGCAGAATGAAAGTAACATTGAACGAATTTCAAAACTGATACATGGACGTTATTATGACCGTGAAAGCTGATCCTAATTATTCTTATTTAAGCATTAAACATCGAAAAACTGATGTGTGTTTATTTGATGTTAAATATACGTTGTTTAGTATATTTATTTCAATTGCGATATTTATTATTAGTATATTATGTTCACAAATTATGAAAACCATTATTGACCAAATCATTCCCAGTCAAGAAAAAACCCACTTAAAATACATACTTATTTTGTTTCTTTGACTTACTTTGATTAAATCTTTATTATTTTTTGTAAATTATATTTTGTCGCAAAAAATTTACCGAACAATTCATTTACAACTTAATAAGATGTTCGTTCATAAACTATTAAATGGGAAAATTGCCGAAATCGAAAAAATCAGTCAAGCAGATATGTTGCAACGTTTCACTTTTTTGAGTTCAATTGCAGAATATGAATCTAATGTGTTTATATTTGTTTGTTCAAATATTATTTGTTTATTGTTTTCTTGTATATTGTTAATTTATGTTAATAATTATTTGTTTTTAATATGTTTTTTGTTCTTTATAATCATTTTTTCAATTTCGCTTGCATACAAAATTTTGATTAAAAAAAATATTGAAAATTTAATCATAAAAAATAGAGATTATTTAAAAACCTCTATTGATGCTGTAACTAATTTTAAATGTTTAAGAATGACATATGAAAAATATAAATATCAAGAAAAATTAGCAACATTATTAAATAGTCAAACACTCTCAGAACGTTGATACAAAAACCAAAACAGTACTAAAAATTTATTAATAAACTTCATTACTTCTTTAGTACCAATGATTTTATTTTATTGTGGCGTATTATTAATCTTTAATAAGAGAATTAAATTAGGTGATGTTATTTTGTTTACCACATTATTTAATTTCATTTGTGATCCAATTAATAAAATCAGTGATTTAATAGCTAATAAAAACAATATTCGAGAGCAAAAAAATAGATTATCGTATGTACTGAATATTTCAACAGAACAAAACAATTTACCTTTTATTCAGTTAACCGATATCAATCAAATCACACTAAAAAATTTTTCTTTTGGGTTTAGTAAATTTACCAAAATACTGAATATTAAGGAACAAACACTAACCAAACACACAATAATTACCGGTAACAATGGATGCGGCAAAAGTACGTTGCTTAATATATTGTACAAGTTATATGATTATGATGGCAATATAAAAGTGGATAGAAATGAATTAAAATCTATCAATATTGATGAATGAAGAATTAATACCATTTTGCTTAAAAATAGCTCCTTTATTCATTCGGATAATGTTTACAATTTTCTAACATTGAATAATGTTTCATTACAAAATAATCTATATTTTGCAGACCAAAAATATAAATTAAATAAATTACTTAATAAGATAAACATTGATTTTTACAGTAGTATTGAAAACTACGGAGATAATTTTTCAGAAGGGCAAAAAACATTAATTAATGTGTTAAAAATATTTACTCATAATCCAAAAATGGTGCTTTTAGATGAAGTATTTGATAATTTACATCCTTCTATTTTTAATGAATTAAAAGCAATACTGCAAGATTACTTAAAAGATAAAATGGTTATTGAAATTTCACATAATGAAAGATATATTTTCAATGAAAACAAAGTCACATTGTAATTGTATTCAATTCAATAAGTACGAATATTTCATATTTATTTTAGCCTGTATTGTATTGTTTGGATTCATTCTTTTTTCAATCTTTCATCAGTATGAAAAAAGAATTGAAATTCCTGTACAATGTTACTCAAATTCTACAAATCAGTTACTCTTGAACAAAGACATTAGCAACTATATAGAATTGAATCAAAAAATACAAATAAAAATTAATGATAAATTATATTTCGCCAATATCATACAATATAAGCCATTCGATAAAAATCAATGATTATTGAAGGTAAAATATTCAGATTTGTTGAATATTTTCAAATTAAAAAACGTTTCAATATTTATATCAGTAAATAACTATAGTTATTTTTTATTTTTACTAGATAATTTTTATTATGTTTTATAATAAAACAATATGAATAAACTACTTTTCACAAATGAAACAAATTATCAATTTAGATATCTAAAAGAATTTAAACAAATATTAGATTTTGCACAGAAGGAATTTAAATCTAAAAAAAACATTGAGGTCGATCTTGTATTAATGGACAACGAAAGCATTCATCAGTACAATTTGGAATATAGAAACAAAGATAAACCTACTGATATACTTTCTTTTCCAATTGAATATGAAGGTGTGGTTACATTATTAGACACTAGACCACTTGGTCAGTTATTGATTTCTTATGAAAAAATTAAAGAACAAGCTAAAACATACGGTCATACAATTAAAAGAGAATATTGCTACATTTTTTGTCATGGGATTGCTCATTTATTTGGGTTTGATCATTTAACTCCCGAAGAGGAAAAAATTATGAATTCTCACGTTGACAACATTATGAAAAAAATGAATATAGGTAGATAGGTATTAATATGAAAGTTTGTACAATAGCAATTATCGGAAGACCAAATGTTGGTAAAAGTACATTGCTAAATAAATTGATTGATTACGATTTAGCAATAGTTACCAATGTAGCACAGACAACAAGAGACCAAATTAAAGGAATTTATAGTGATTCTAAATATCAATTGATTTTTACAGATACACCAGGTATCCACAAAGCACCCTCGATATTTAACGAAAGATTAAATACTGCAGCATTAAACGCATTGGACGATGCGGATTTAATTTTATTCTTGCAACCTGCGAACGAAGAAATTTGACGTGGAGATAAGTTTATAATTGAAAAATTAAAATCTTACAAAAATAAAATTGCTGTTATTACAAAAATGGATTTATCAAACCGCGAGGACGCTGGTATTAGAGCTAACGAATTAAAAGCTTTAGGTTTTCAATCCGTACTGGGTGTAGGAATGAATTACGATTCAACATACACTGATTTATTAAACTTAATCAAGCATGAATACGCGGATAAAAACGACGATTCCGAACCGTTGTATGACCCTGATTATTACACAGACGTATCAATGAGATTCATGGTTAAAGAAACGATTCGTGAGGTAGCAATCTTGAATTTACGTGAAGAGTTACCGCATTCAATTGCAGTAACTGTGGACGAATTTACAGAACCAGGTGAAGGTATGCCTTTCACAATTAAAGCAACAATTCACGTTAAAAGAGAAAGTCAAAAAGGTATATTAGTTGGAACAAAAGGTTCTATGATTAAAAAAATATCAATGAATGCACGTCAAAAACTTATGGCACAATTTGATAACAAAATTCATTTGGAAGTAAGAGTTAAGGTTAATAAAAACTGAGTAGACAATCCCGAACAATTGAAATGATTAGGTTACTAATGAAAAAACAAAAATTTTCACTTTTTAAAAGTGTTAAAGCTTTATTTGTTTTTTTATTTTTACTACTAATGTCTGTTGGTTTGAGTGGTGTTATAGCGTTAAAAATTCAAACACCGTATAGAGTAAGTATTTACAATTATGAATCTTATTTATCAAAACCAATAATTAACATGCTAAACAAAAGATATTCTTACAGAGTATTTGGAGAAATAAATGAATTTACAAGAGCGATACACCAAGGCAAAACCGTAGGTGGAGTTGGAAGTGACTTTCAAATTGCTAATTTGACTTTAAAGGGTAAATTAAAAAAAATAAATTACGATATTTTGTTTGACGATTTACCAGATAAAAATAACATTGAATCTCGTAAAAAAATTATTGAATCAAAATTCACACCAGTGGTCAATGAACATATCGAAAAATATCAAAAATGAATAATTGAACAAATTAAAAAAATAAATCCTGAAAACGTTGTTAATAACGAAACCACAAATTTTAAACCATATTTATATTACAAATCAAACAAACCTAAAACTGATGAAAATATAATTGGATTTGAAGTCGATAATATCGAAGGAATAGATTTATTTTATGAATTTTTAGTACCATATTTTATTCAAGATAAAGTTGTTGCATTTAACGTTAATAAAAATTATCGTAAACATATTAATTTGTTTGATTTAGAAAAATTAAAAAACGATAATTGAACTAATATTTATAAAACATTAAAAGAAAATGGTTATAAACATTTTGGTTGAACTAATAGTTTTTACGACAATTTAATGCTTGGACAGTTTTATGACATCGAAAATAAAAATGGTCAATTTACTAAAAATGGTCTTGAAGAAATAAATAATTCAAATATTGATTCCATTTTAAATAATATGAATCAATTAATTAAAGAATGCACCGGTGGTACATTCACTGATTCCTCAATTAATAAATTAGCAACTAACGGTTTTGAATTAGTTAATGATTTAATTGACCCCAAACCCAATAAATTAGACGTTGCGCTGATGTATAACGGTGATGTGTTGGACGCATTCAATTCACATGACAATTTTACGCAATTAAAAGATGGTGAAAATATTGATTATATTAAACCTAAAAACAATATGTTACTGATTGATGCTTGAATAATTTCGAAAGAAGTTAATGACGAAGACTCAAATTCTTTATTACATGATTTAAGAGATACTGTTTTCGATTCAATCAATTTATCGTACGAGCAGTTAGTGACAAAATATTATGAAAATGTACTGAAACTTATTAAAGAAAAAGATAAAAACATAGATTCAAATCAATTAAAAAAACAATTGTTTAATGAAGATCATTCGATTAAATCAATAAACGAAATTAATGATGATTTTTATTCAAAAAATTACAACGAATTTAAAACATTTGATTTTTTGTGAACTATTCAAAATTTTGACATATTGAATTACACAACAACATTTAATGGCATATACAAATTCTTAAACGACTATTACTTTTTAAATCAAAATAAATCAGTAAATAAAAAGGCAATGAATATTTTTCAAATTAATAAAAATAAACAAATTAATTATCAAATATATAAACCTATAAATGACAAAACAAGAACTCAAATTATTGAAAAATACTTTGAATCAACACACTCATAAGGAGGCAATAATAATGTCAACAGACAGCATAAAAAAAACAATGAAAAAGACAACGAAAAAACAACATCCAATTATTGAACTAGTGGATGTTGTTAAAGAATACGATACAAAAACTGTGCTAAATA
Coding sequences within:
- a CDS encoding M17 family metallopeptidase, with translation MIKLINEKNTNLLLKAVFKGMQFPEAVLEKNNVVTELHSKKIAYAFLGEKENYKYSTLKAFVQSFVASQQRDFQIDVRSFTTGKVSSEEVVKAFHEAFTFKHASVFTMKTNQTNEEPELSLYSTKDLSEAFNIAQIHSEAITFTRNLQRMVPNIANSEYLAQAYLDELKQYPNLKVKVLNKKDIEKHNMGLLLSVNRGSMYEARLVVVEYNGNPESEEKLALVGKGITFDSGGYSLKPSRFMLGMKYDMSGSAIVAGAMKVIAQTKPKSNVVAVLPLTDNRVNGDASIPDAVWTSMNGKTVEINNTDAEGRLVLADGMTYAIRESKATKVLTIATLTGAILSAFGTTHTGIWATNDNDWKALNKSAELSDELVWRMPLHEAYSKGIKDTKVADLKNTDLSGNAGSSSAAMFLKEFAEDKDFIHVDIAGTAEINDVPMGVMVKTLSQLAKHIK
- the leuS gene encoding leucine--tRNA ligase: MYDHKNIEKKWQKIWDETKAFKTTEHNEKKAYILDMFPYPSGAGLHVGHPEGYTATDIVSRYKRLNGYDVLHPIGWDAFGLPAEQYALKTGNHPAIFTEKNIENFKKQIKMLGFSYDFDKEINTSKPEYYVTTQWIFKELYKHGLASIENVDVNWCEGLGTVLANEEVLETKDGKKVSERGNFPVTKKPMKQWVLKITKYAEKLLEGLEDIDWTDSLKALQRNWIGKSEGTEISFWVQDTSEYIRVFTTRPDTIFGVSYVCIAPEHPLINKIVTSEHKKEVEDFIAKVELMSQIDRTNDSRVKNGVFTGSYVLHPMTDEPIPVYVADYVLGSYGTGAVMAVPAHDQRDYEFAQRYNLPMIQVLEGDISEKAMTEDAKHINSEFLNGLNIEEATKNINKFLVDNMYGKVETKYKLRDWIFSRQRYWGEPFPVLFDEDGKVLLIEDLVELPNANKIEPSGTGESPLANLKDWLWVEIDGVKYRHDTNTMPQWAGSSWYFLAYILKNEDGTYTKINSPEAKKRFAKWLPVDLYIGGQEHATLHLLYARFWHRFLYDIGVVTTKEPFAKLINQGMILGTDGQKMSKSLGNVINPDDIVEEFGADTLRIYEMFMGPLTDTKTWNTTTLKGTRKWLDRIDSQFTRLLNNEFTNVINEELNSELHVLIKEFTECIEKLKFNIAISKMMVFINYLAKLEQIPDTKCLKDFLIMLSTFAPHFAEEWLEKLGEKQIQYQTWPQFDESLIIEKKIFIGVQINGKVRGELGIEEGWTEEDVIKAAQEVPSVIKHIENKQIIKVIYKENTILNIICK
- a CDS encoding S66 family peptidase, whose translation is MNFYNLNKGDEIRIIAPSRSLKLIGETNTNIAKKALEELGFKVTFGKNVLNEEKRNSASIEQRVNDLHEAFLDKNVKAILTVIGGFNSNQLLPYIDWEIIKNNPKVFSGFSDITILHTAIAAKTHMPTFYGPHFSSFGMIKNSEYIKREFSKFFLDHSKNIELSSSEYWSDDLWFIDQVNRNIETNEGWWTLQKGQATGVSFGGNLNTLLLLPGTEYWPEINQDTILVIEDVSTVNYDDFDRMLESLTQSSWFKYVKGILIGRFCKNSNITKDDLNSIISSKTKLNNMPIIANLDFGHSMPLSVIPLGMTFNIEANNKTTIKINK
- a CDS encoding FMN-dependent NADH-azoreductase → MSNVLLILSSPVPAEQSISYKLSETFISKYKKLNPKDNVKILNLNDLPMAHKCIDAENFSSFFNEGDSEKYIEELKNIDKIVISAPMINFNVSSLLKNFLDHVLVANKTFSYKYSKKGDAIGLLTHLKVQILATQGAPYGWYLWGNHVKYLEGTFKFVGAEVVESLLIDGVKLEDKIKLTPQQVVDLYEDKINELVKSF
- a CDS encoding Mbov_0121 family peptidase domain-containing ABC transporter, producing MRIKKQNDEKDCGIVCLQSFYKKYHHKWLDLNFFKTTANYSNGGINLLDLQECAKHFGLFIDILEGDYQSFLNLKLSEPLLTILKIDNRLHYSIILSKNDNFIILLDPIKGRMKVTLNEFQNWYMDVIMTVKADPNYSYLSIKHRKTDVCLFDVKYTLFSIFISIAIFIISILCSQIMKTIIDQIIPSQEKTHLKYILILFLWLTLIKSLLFFVNYILSQKIYRTIHLQLNKMFVHKLLNGKIAEIEKISQADMLQRFTFLSSIAEYESNVFIFVCSNIICLLFSCILLIYVNNYLFLICFLFFIIIFSISLAYKILIKKNIENLIIKNRDYLKTSIDAVTNFKCLRMTYEKYKYQEKLATLLNSQTLSERWYKNQNSTKNLLINFITSLVPMILFYCGVLLIFNKRIKLGDVILFTTLFNFICDPINKISDLIANKNNIREQKNRLSYVLNISTEQNNLPFIQLTDINQITLKNFSFGFSKFTKILNIKEQTLTKHTIITGNNGCGKSTLLNILYKLYDYDGNIKVDRNELKSINIDEWRINTILLKNSSFIHSDNVYNFLTLNNVSLQNNLYFADQKYKLNKLLNKINIDFYSSIENYGDNFSEGQKTLINVLKIFTHNPKMVLLDEVFDNLHPSIFNELKAILQDYLKDKMVIEISHNERYIFNENKVTL
- the ybeY gene encoding rRNA maturation RNase YbeY — encoded protein: MNKLLFTNETNYQFRYLKEFKQILDFAQKEFKSKKNIEVDLVLMDNESIHQYNLEYRNKDKPTDILSFPIEYEGVVTLLDTRPLGQLLISYEKIKEQAKTYGHTIKREYCYIFCHGIAHLFGFDHLTPEEEKIMNSHVDNIMKKMNIGR
- the era gene encoding GTPase Era gives rise to the protein MKVCTIAIIGRPNVGKSTLLNKLIDYDLAIVTNVAQTTRDQIKGIYSDSKYQLIFTDTPGIHKAPSIFNERLNTAALNALDDADLILFLQPANEEIWRGDKFIIEKLKSYKNKIAVITKMDLSNREDAGIRANELKALGFQSVLGVGMNYDSTYTDLLNLIKHEYADKNDDSEPLYDPDYYTDVSMRFMVKETIREVAILNLREELPHSIAVTVDEFTEPGEGMPFTIKATIHVKRESQKGILVGTKGSMIKKISMNARQKLMAQFDNKIHLEVRVKVNKNWVDNPEQLKWLGY